In Sphaerisporangium krabiense, the DNA window CGTCCGCCCGGGCGAGCACGCGGAACGGCGCGCCGACCCGGTCCATCCCGCGGTAGGAGGCGCTCAGCTCCCGCACGAACGTCCCGCGGCCGCCCCACTGCACGGCGGCGCGCGCCAGGTAGGCGAGCTTGAGCAGGCCGTGGGTGATCGTCCCCGGCAGACCCCTCGCCCGCGCGAACGCGTGGTCGTAGTGCACTTCGTAGAAGTCGTCGGTGGCCGCGGCGTACCGCACGACCTCGCGGCTGCTCGGCACGACCTCGATCACCGGCATGGCGTCGGAGGGCGGCCTGGTGCGATGCCCGGATCCGCCGCGCCCCTGCCGGGCGCCCGTGCGGATCGTCGTCGTGGACGTGCGCGCCACCACGTCGTGCGTCATGCGGCGCCGGTACGTCGTCGCGAGCTGGTAGAACGTCAGCTCGCTGTCTCGGCCCGGCTTCGTGGTGACCGACTCGATCACCGTGCGCCGCTCGAGGATCTCGCCCGGCATCACGGGCGCCTCCCACCGGCACCAGTTGCCGGCGTTGAGCCGGACCGGCGCGTCCGGGACGCCCATGGCCGCCGGGTCGGTCCGATGGGCCACCAGGAACGTCGGGGGCAGCAACGCGGGGCAGGGCACGTTACCGTCGGCGTACGGCGGGCCGTCCAGGCCGGTGATCTCCTGGAGCACCCGCGCCCGCCACTCGTCGCAGACGAAGATCTCCCAGCCCGTTTCCGCCTGCGGCCGCGACTGCGGCTGCGACTCCACCGCCTCTGACACCGCTCACACCTCCGGTTCGATGCGGCTCGCGGCCCGCAGCGCGGCGCGCACGGCAGGGGTGACGGGCGATTCGAGCTCCTCGCCGATGTGCGCGACCAGGCCGGCCGTCCGGCTCATCAGGGCGAAACCGCGGTGCAATCGCCAGGGCACACCCGCTTCGAGCAGCAGCGCGGCGGCGGCGCCCGTCGCGTTGAGCGGGAGCGCCTTCCCGGTGAGCGCCGCGGCCCGCTCGACGACGAGTTCGAGGTGCTCGACGTGCCGCGCCGCGACCTTCTGGGCGCGCGCGACGGCGAGCAGCTTCCCGGCACGCGGGTCGCCGTCGCGGTGCAGGCTGTGGCCGAGGCCGGGGATCCGCTCGCCCGCGTCCACGATGGCGCGCAGCCGCGCGTCCACCGCGTCGCCGGCCGCGGCGCCGGCGGCGACATCGCCGGCGATGTCCGTGAGCAGGCGCCCACAGCCCTCCATCGAACCGAGCAGCACGCTTCCCGCGCCCAGCAGGCCGGCCGCGACCGCGCCCTGGATCGCCTCCGGAGCCACCCAGAACGTCAGTCGCGCGGCGAGCGCGCTGGGCGTCAGCCCGTGGTCGAGCAGGCTCACCAGCACCGCGTCGACCACCTTGGCCTGGGCGGGGGTCGGCCTGCGTCCGGTCACCGCGAGCAGCGCGACCTCGGTGTAGGTCAGCTCGCCGAGCAGGTCGTCGACGAGGTCAAGTCCGCGCACCCGCACGTGGTGCTCGTCCGCCGCTCCCACCGCGGTGCCGATCTCCAGCGGCACGCTGCGCCCGCTCACCGCGACGTCTCCTCGGCGCGCGTGGCGTGGCACGCGCGCCCGTCCCGGATCGCGGCCGGATCGTGCGGATCGTGTGGGGAGCTCGCTGTCGACCGAGCGTTCATGTTCCGTCTCCCACCCCGAGGGGGTCCGTGGTCTGGTGGTCGGACTCGGCCGGCGTCGGCAGTCCGAGCGCCGCGAACCGGCGCAGCGGCGTGGCTCCGAGCCGCTTCCGGACCGCGTCCGTCACGTCGGAGTACGTGAACTCGTCAGCGAGGCGCACGCTCTCCTGTTCCTGAGGAGGCTCCCACCGGGCGAGCCGGCGGCCGGCCGCGGTGAAGGTCTGCCCGGTGATGTGGCGGTTGGCCGGGTCGAGCAGCGCGCGGATGAGCTCGGCGATCAGTTCGGGGCCCTGTCGCTCGGTGTCGGGCCTGCTGGCCTGCATCCGGTCGCTGAGCCGCGAGGTCATGCGGGTCGCCGCGGAGGGGACGACGCAGTTGACGTTGACGCCGTAGCGTCCCATCGCCAGCGCCGTGCTCTGCGCGAGGCCCACGACGCCCGCCTTGGCCGCCGCGTAGTTGGCCTGCGCCGGGCTGCCCTCCAGGCCCGCAGCCGAGCTCAGCAGCACGATGCTCCCGCCACGCTGGCGGCGCATCTGCTCGGTGGCGAAGCGCACGCAGTTGAACGTGCCCTTGAGGTGGACGGCGATGACCGAGTCCCACTCGTCCTCCGCCATGTTGAAGATCATGCGCTCGCGCAGGATGCCGTGGCAGGTCACAAGGCCGTCGAGCGAGCCGAACTCCTCGACCGCGCGCCGGACCAGGTCGGCCGCCGCGTCGAACGAGACGACGTCGTGCTGGTGGGCCACGGCGCGGCCGCCTCGGGCCCGGATCACCTCGGCCACGGACTCCGCCACCTGCCGGTCCGGGTCGCGGCCGTCGACCGAGACCCCCAGATCGCTGACGACGACGCCGTAGCCCGCGGCGGCGACGCACTCGGCCACCGCGGCCCCGATGCCTCCGCCCGCGCCAGTAATGATCACTCCGCCCGGCACGGCCACCTCACGCGCTCACCGTCGACGCGGCGACACGGCCGAGCGCACCCGAGGCCGCCGACCCTGCGATCCGCCCGAACACCGAGCCCGCGGTGAGCCCGCTGCCCCCCGGGTAGTTGAAGTAGAAGATGCCGCCGACGATCTCCCCGCACGCGTACAGCCCGGGAATGGGTTCTCCGGTGACGTCGATCACGCGCGCCGACGTGTCGATCTTCAGGCCGCCGAAGGTGAACGTGATTCCACACGTCACCGCGTAGGCCTCGTACGGTGGCGAATCGAGCGTGTTGGCCCAGTTCGACTTCGGCACCGCCAGCCCCGAGGTGCCCCGCCCGTCCTTGACGTTGGGGTTGAACGGGACCGACTGGTCGACCGCCGCGTTGTACTCGCGGACGGTCCGCAGGAACTGCTCCTCGTCGATGCCGTCCATCCGCCGGACGAGCTCCTCCAGGGTCGGCGCCACGATCTTCGTGACCTGCCGGATCCGGTACTCGTCGCGCAGCAGGTGGGTCACCTTGCTGTCGAAGACCTGCCAGGCGATCTGGCCCGGCTGCCGCAGGACCTCCTGGCCGTACTTCGCGTAGGTGTAGTTCCGGAAGTCCGCGCCCTCGTCGACGAACCGCTCACCGCGGCTGTTGACGATGACCCCGAAGGGATAGCTGTGCTTCTGGAACCCGTCGCCGACCACGCGGTCACCGAACGCGGGCGCGTTGCTGTCCCAGCCCACCGCGTGGCAGCCCGACCAGTTGCCCCACGACATGGCGCCGATGTCCATCGCCATGCGGTGTCCGTCGCCCACGTCGAACTGGGTGCCGCGGACCTTGGCGAACTCCCACCCCGGTCCCAGGTAGCGGGTGCGCCACTCCGTGTTGGCCTGGAATCCACCGCAGGCCAGCACGACGGCGTCAGCGGAGATCGTCCGGATCTGCCCGCCGGCCCGGACCACGACGCCGGTCACCCTGCCGCCGTCCTCGGTGAGGCCGATGGCCCGGTGGCCGTAGAACACCTTGCCGCCCGCCGACTCGAACGCGTCGAACAGCGAGTCGACGAGCCCGGGGCCGCCTCCGTTGGCCT includes these proteins:
- a CDS encoding citryl-CoA lyase — protein: MSGRSVPLEIGTAVGAADEHHVRVRGLDLVDDLLGELTYTEVALLAVTGRRPTPAQAKVVDAVLVSLLDHGLTPSALAARLTFWVAPEAIQGAVAAGLLGAGSVLLGSMEGCGRLLTDIAGDVAAGAAAGDAVDARLRAIVDAGERIPGLGHSLHRDGDPRAGKLLAVARAQKVAARHVEHLELVVERAAALTGKALPLNATGAAAALLLEAGVPWRLHRGFALMSRTAGLVAHIGEELESPVTPAVRAALRAASRIEPEV
- a CDS encoding SDR family NAD(P)-dependent oxidoreductase, whose product is MPGGVIITGAGGGIGAAVAECVAAAGYGVVVSDLGVSVDGRDPDRQVAESVAEVIRARGGRAVAHQHDVVSFDAAADLVRRAVEEFGSLDGLVTCHGILRERMIFNMAEDEWDSVIAVHLKGTFNCVRFATEQMRRQRGGSIVLLSSAAGLEGSPAQANYAAAKAGVVGLAQSTALAMGRYGVNVNCVVPSAATRMTSRLSDRMQASRPDTERQGPELIAELIRALLDPANRHITGQTFTAAGRRLARWEPPQEQESVRLADEFTYSDVTDAVRKRLGATPLRRFAALGLPTPAESDHQTTDPLGVGDGT
- the tcuA gene encoding FAD-dependent tricarballylate dehydrogenase TcuA encodes the protein MGQSRVVVIGGGNAGLCSALAALEGGAEVTLLEAAPESERGGNSGFTAGAMRFAYDGRADILQLVPDLSEEQLAKTDFGSYSKDQFFDDMARVTQYRCDPDLVDLLVTRSFDTLKWMRDKGVRFLPIYGRQAFQVDGKFTFWGGLTLEANGGGPGLVDSLFDAFESAGGKVFYGHRAIGLTEDGGRVTGVVVRAGGQIRTISADAVVLACGGFQANTEWRTRYLGPGWEFAKVRGTQFDVGDGHRMAMDIGAMSWGNWSGCHAVGWDSNAPAFGDRVVGDGFQKHSYPFGVIVNSRGERFVDEGADFRNYTYAKYGQEVLRQPGQIAWQVFDSKVTHLLRDEYRIRQVTKIVAPTLEELVRRMDGIDEEQFLRTVREYNAAVDQSVPFNPNVKDGRGTSGLAVPKSNWANTLDSPPYEAYAVTCGITFTFGGLKIDTSARVIDVTGEPIPGLYACGEIVGGIFYFNYPGGSGLTAGSVFGRIAGSAASGALGRVAASTVSA
- a CDS encoding MaoC/PaaZ C-terminal domain-containing protein gives rise to the protein MSEAVESQPQSRPQAETGWEIFVCDEWRARVLQEITGLDGPPYADGNVPCPALLPPTFLVAHRTDPAAMGVPDAPVRLNAGNWCRWEAPVMPGEILERRTVIESVTTKPGRDSELTFYQLATTYRRRMTHDVVARTSTTTIRTGARQGRGGSGHRTRPPSDAMPVIEVVPSSREVVRYAAATDDFYEVHYDHAFARARGLPGTITHGLLKLAYLARAAVQWGGRGTFVRELSASYRGMDRVGAPFRVLARADDGAGDGLSRHLTLYGVSADGMVSTLGRAVIERTEGEDGQWLRD